A DNA window from Desulfuromonas sp. contains the following coding sequences:
- a CDS encoding acylphosphatase, producing MAEMRPMTRQANVVFSGGVQGVWFRAFTREQAQKAGLTGWVRNLPNGSVEALFEGSESAIQGVIEKCRQGPPAASVENIETRWQEASGAFTTFEIRY from the coding sequence ATGGCGGAGATGAGACCAATGACTAGACAGGCCAATGTTGTTTTCAGCGGCGGTGTCCAGGGAGTCTGGTTCAGGGCTTTCACCAGGGAGCAGGCGCAGAAGGCCGGGCTGACCGGATGGGTCCGAAATCTGCCGAACGGATCAGTAGAAGCGCTGTTCGAAGGGAGCGAAAGCGCGATACAAGGCGTTATCGAAAAATGCCGACAAGGACCGCCGGCGGCATCGGTAGAAAACATTGAAACCCGCTGGCAGGAAGCGAGCGGAGCTTTTACTACGTTTGAAATTCGTTACTAG